From Streptomyces sp. NBC_00775, one genomic window encodes:
- a CDS encoding glycosyltransferase family 4 protein: MKISFLLHNAYGIGGTITTTFNLAHALAESHEVEIVSVLRHREHPNLTLDPRVSLRPLVDLRQEKEHPLHLRPARVFPRAEYRYLQYSELTDQRIGGCLATIDADVVIGTRPGLNVHLALQSPRHVVRIGQEHLTLDNHPPRLRNTLRRAYRRLDALTTVTEADAASYRRKMRLPGVRVEALPNSVPDPALPAADGAAKVVVAAGRLVPVKRYDLLIEAFAVVAAEHPDWHLRIYGKGEEHARLRQLIADLGLWNNVFLMGAATPMEAEWVKGSIGAAASNFEPFGMTIVEAMRCGLPVVSTDCPYGPGEIIEDGVDGRLVPVGDRDALGAALLELVRDDERRRRSGRSALENARRFAPGPVVEQAERLLAEAVSARRAGRPIAQERARVHRVLAGQGFAARDAAFTAAGHALRLVRRGRR, encoded by the coding sequence ATGAAGATCTCTTTCCTGCTCCACAACGCCTACGGGATCGGAGGCACGATCACCACCACCTTCAACCTGGCCCACGCCCTGGCCGAGAGCCACGAGGTGGAGATCGTCTCTGTGCTGCGGCACCGGGAGCACCCGAACTTAACCCTGGACCCGAGGGTGTCGCTGCGGCCGCTGGTGGACCTCAGGCAGGAGAAGGAGCATCCGCTGCATCTGAGACCGGCGAGGGTGTTCCCCCGCGCCGAGTACCGGTACCTGCAGTACAGCGAGTTGACCGACCAGCGGATCGGCGGGTGTCTGGCCACGATCGACGCCGACGTGGTGATCGGTACCCGGCCGGGGCTCAATGTGCATCTCGCGCTTCAGTCTCCGCGACACGTCGTACGCATCGGGCAGGAGCACCTCACCCTGGACAACCACCCGCCACGGCTGCGCAACACGCTGCGCCGGGCCTACCGCCGGCTCGACGCGCTCACCACGGTGACCGAGGCGGACGCCGCCTCCTACCGGCGCAAGATGAGGCTGCCTGGTGTACGGGTGGAGGCACTCCCCAACAGCGTGCCGGATCCGGCGCTGCCGGCTGCGGATGGTGCCGCGAAGGTGGTCGTCGCAGCCGGCCGGCTGGTCCCGGTGAAACGTTACGACCTGCTCATCGAGGCCTTCGCGGTGGTGGCTGCGGAACACCCGGACTGGCATCTGCGCATCTACGGCAAGGGTGAGGAGCACGCTCGGCTGCGGCAGCTCATCGCCGATCTCGGCCTGTGGAACAACGTTTTCCTGATGGGGGCGGCGACCCCCATGGAGGCAGAGTGGGTCAAGGGCTCCATCGGTGCGGCTGCCTCCAACTTCGAGCCGTTCGGCATGACGATCGTCGAGGCGATGCGTTGCGGCCTGCCGGTGGTGAGCACCGACTGCCCCTATGGACCCGGTGAGATCATCGAAGACGGCGTCGACGGCCGACTGGTGCCGGTCGGGGACCGTGACGCGCTGGGCGCCGCCCTGCTGGAACTGGTCCGGGATGACGAGCGGCGCCGTCGTTCGGGCCGTTCGGCCTTGGAGAACGCGCGGCGGTTCGCTCCCGGTCCTGTGGTCGAGCAGGCCGAGCGACTGCTCGCCGAGGCGGTCTCGGCGAGAAGGGCAGGGCGACCGATCGCGCAAGAACGCGCCCGCGTTCACCGCGTCCTGGCCGGCCAGGGCTTCGCCGCCCGCGACGCGGCATTCACCGCGGCCGGCCACGCACTGCGCCTGGTTCGGAGGGGACGGCGGTGA